From Brassica oleracea var. oleracea cultivar TO1000 chromosome C3, BOL, whole genome shotgun sequence, a single genomic window includes:
- the LOC106336464 gene encoding protein NUCLEAR FUSION DEFECTIVE 4-like, which yields MGFLRSSSSYSSALKWLGFVTAVWVQSISGNNYTFSNYSSALKSLMNLNQLQLNNLSVAKDVGKAFGILAGLASDRLSTPVILLIGCFEGLLGYGVQWLVVSRTITPLPYWQMCVFLCMGGNSTTWMNTAVLVTCIRNFRRNRGPVSGILKGYVGLSTAIFTDLCTALFSNYPASFLVLLAVVPFAVCLTAVFFLREIPPASSADEDSEETRYFAVFNIVAVVVAVYLQSYDLIGIKTGVFSVAFASILLFLLFSPIAVPFHAFIRSLNRGEQDVEGQIQEPLLSSEIAEEKEVIAVEAAAAAVEEENLVGERKRPVLGEDHTIMEAMLTVDFWVLFVSFLCGVGTGLAVMNNMGQIGLALGYTDVSIFVSMTSIWGFFGRILSGTLSEHFLKKAGTPRPLWNAASQILMAVGYLLMALAVPNSLYIGSMVVGVCYGVRLAITVPTASELFGLKYYGLIYNILVLNLPLGSFLFSGLLAGFLYDAEATPTPGGGNTCVGAHCYRLIFLVMALASVIGVGLDILLAYRTKEIYAKIHASKQVKKASSNLS from the exons ATGGGTTTCCTGAGATCTTCCTCTTCTTACTCTTCTGCACTAAAATGGCTTGGCTTTGTAACGGCGGTTTGGGTTCAATCCATCTCCGGCAACAACTACACCTTCTCCAACTACTCCAGCGCTCTCAAGTCCCTCATGAACCTCAACCAGCTCCAACTCAACAACCTCTCCGTTGCTAAAGACGTCGGAAAAGCCTTTGGAATCCTCGCTGGCCTCGCCTCCGATCGTCTTTCCACACCAGTCATCCTCCTTATCGGCTGTTTCGAAGGTCTTCTTGGCTATGGTGTACAATGGCTCGTGGTTAGCCGTACCATCACCCCGCTCCCTTACTGGCAG ATGTGTGTGTTCCTCTGTATGGGAGGAAACAGCACGACGTGGATGAACACGGCGGTTCTAGTGACATGCATACGAAACTTCCGGCGAAACCGTGGTCCGGTCTCAGGCATATTGAAAGGATACGTAGGCCTAAGCACTGCTATTTTCACCGATCTCTGCACCGCTCTGTTCTCTAACTATCCGGCGTCGTTTCTTGTTTTACTCGCCGTCGTGCCTTTCGCTGTCTGTCTCACGGCGGTTTTCTTCCTCCGCGAGATCCCTCCAGCTTCTTCCGCCGACGAGGACAGCGAAGAGACTCGCTACTTCGCCGTGTTCAACATCGTAGCGGTTGTAGTCGCTGTCTACCTTCAGTCTTACGACCTCATCGGAATCAAAACCGGAGTGTTCTCAGTCGCTTTCGCCTCTATACTTCTCTTCCTCTTGTTCTCTCCCATCGCTGTACCTTTCCATGCATTCATCAGAAGCTTGAATCGTGGTGAACAAGACGTTGAAGGACAGATTCAAGAACCCTTGCTCAGCTCCGAGATAGCGGAGGAGAAGGAAGTGATCGCTGTAGAGGCTGCGGCCGCGGCGGTGGAAGAGGAGAATCTTGTGGGGGAGAGGAAGAGGCCGGTGTTGGGAGAAGACCATACGATAATGGAAGCGATGTTGACCGTTGACTTTTGGGTGCTATTTGTTTCGTTCTTGTGTGGTGTAGGAACTGGTTTAGCAGTGATGAACAATATGGGCCAGATAGGGCTTGCTCTTGGTTACACTGATGTTTCGATATTCGTCTCCATGACTAGTATTTGGGGATTCTTCGGTCGCATTCTCTCCGGTACTCTCTCCGAACACTTTCTCAA GAAAGCTGGAACACCAAGACCACTATGGAACGCAGCATCTCAAATCCTCATGGCCGTAGGATATCTACTAATGGCTTTAGCAGTGCCTAATTCACTCTACATCGGTTCAATGGTGGTCGGAGTTTGTTATGGTGTCCGTCTAGCCATTACTGTACCCACAGCATCAGAACTCTTTGGTCTCAAATACTATGGTCTCATCTACAACATCTTAGTACTTAACTTGCCCCTCGGCTCGTTCCTCTTCTCTGGTCTCCTCGCCGGATTTCTCTACGATGCAGAGGCTACACCAACTCCTGGTGGAGGCAACACTTGCGTAGGAGCTCACTGTTACCGTCTCATTTTCTTGGTCATGGCTTTAGCTTCTGTTATTGGAGTTGGTTTAGACATTTTGTTGGCTTATAGAACGAAGGAGATTTATGCTAAGATTCATGCTAGCAAACAGGTCAAGAAAGCTTCTAGTAACCTTAGTTAA